The genomic region GGCCGGCAACAAATCGACGGTCGTGACCCCCTGGGCCTGGCCCCATTGCTTCAACCGGCGCTGCGGCAGCTCGAAATCGAATCGGCCCGGCGTTTCGGCGCGCGCGGCCAGAAATTCCTCGCGGAGACGCCGGTCCACCTGAACGTGGTCCGGCACCAAGACCAGGATCAGAGTCGCGCCCCGTTCTTCGACGGCCCGCTTGAATCCGGCGAGGATCTGCCGGGTCTTGTCCCATTGCAGCCGGATCTCCTCCGGCTCGTCGGCCAGGTAAATATCCGTCCGTTCATCCAGCTCTTGGAGATAGCCTTGCCTCGTGCGGAGCGTGATGCCATGATCCGCCTCCTGCACCGAGGTCCGGCGCCAGCGGTTGAACGACAGACTCCCGAGTCGAATCACGTAATTCACGTGGTGATAGAGAAACCATCGGTCCGGGCTGAGCAGGTCGTGGATTCGATTGCCCGTCGCATGGACGTAATAACTCTGGCCCGCCACGACGATGGGCTGCTCCCAATAGGCGCCACGGCGTCTGATGATGTCGTTGCCCACGTAGAAGTTCATGAGGACGACGTCGGGCTGAAATTGCATTCCATACACTTGGAGGAGGTGGAGTTCCTCCGGAGGCTCCCATCCCGGCACGCCGAGGTTCAGCACTTCCGCCGTCGGCTCGGTCTCCCGGAGTCGCGACTCCAGTAACGCGGAGAAGGTTTCGTCATAGGTCACGCCAGCGCCATACGTCTGCGAGTCCCCGACCGCGAGAGCGCGAAAGCGGATCGGGCTCCGCTCGACCGCCCGCTCCCGATCGCGGAATCCCTGGCTGTTGGACCGCCCGATCGATCCAAGCACGGCCATGTGCGGCTTCAGATGGGCCGGCGTCTGTTTGCCGCCGAAGAAGCCCTGGCTGGCGAGAGTCGAATCCATCGTCCGCAGGGTGAGCTCACCGGCGACGATGAACACGAGCGCATTGATCAGGAGAATTCGCCCGGCGGCGCTGAGCCGGATCCTCTTCAGAGAAGACAACGCGTGCGGCCGCATCAGCGCGAGCAGACTCCAGGTCAGGAGCGCGATGGAAGCGAGCAGCGCCTTTTCCGTATGGTGGGCGTGAAGAGGGAGCGGATAGTAGACCAGGAGCATGTAGGTCATCGGCAGCCCCCACAGCCACTGAGTGGCCAGGGACGATTCCCTGACCAACCGTTGTTGAGGCGTGCCGGCTTTCAGCACGAGGAGGGCGACCCATGCGGCCGCCACGGCAGCCGCCGACAGGAGCAGACCGAGCCAGAACAGTTTCTGAACTCGCGGAGGATCCGCCAACGCGGTCGCCGGCCTGGCAGCAGAGGCATACCATAGGAGGTCCGCCGCCGTAACCGCCCCGTACAGCGCCGCCGCCGCGATGAGGACGACCCCGGACCACAGGACACAAGATTGGCGAACGACCGTACGACTACAACGGCTGAGTCTCATCGCGCAATGGTACGCAGCCGGCCGATCGCCGACAGCACCTC from Nitrospira japonica harbors:
- a CDS encoding SGNH/GDSL hydrolase family protein, yielding MRLSRCSRTVVRQSCVLWSGVVLIAAAALYGAVTAADLLWYASAARPATALADPPRVQKLFWLGLLLSAAAVAAAWVALLVLKAGTPQQRLVRESSLATQWLWGLPMTYMLLVYYPLPLHAHHTEKALLASIALLTWSLLALMRPHALSSLKRIRLSAAGRILLINALVFIVAGELTLRTMDSTLASQGFFGGKQTPAHLKPHMAVLGSIGRSNSQGFRDRERAVERSPIRFRALAVGDSQTYGAGVTYDETFSALLESRLRETEPTAEVLNLGVPGWEPPEELHLLQVYGMQFQPDVVLMNFYVGNDIIRRRGAYWEQPIVVAGQSYYVHATGNRIHDLLSPDRWFLYHHVNYVIRLGSLSFNRWRRTSVQEADHGITLRTRQGYLQELDERTDIYLADEPEEIRLQWDKTRQILAGFKRAVEERGATLILVLVPDHVQVDRRLREEFLAARAETPGRFDFELPQRRLKQWGQAQGVTTVDLLPAFRDATLEAPLYFETDLHLTVAGHRCVTNGLWSLLHTLSVGKAQAVAGSLVPDSCRPVWPKTP